The proteins below are encoded in one region of Belonocnema kinseyi isolate 2016_QV_RU_SX_M_011 chromosome 1, B_treatae_v1, whole genome shotgun sequence:
- the LOC117175651 gene encoding uncharacterized protein LOC117175651, which produces MNDLSIFRASLTLKGEDGDWYMPQWFDPHPEHHYTKHHAFILTSNLDSYVTEDEFSRPYVYSDHDPKTHTPDVAFVLVDTWYTARAFEPFDIYKDGLTRKTMSNKIYIAIPETSEIRAAQLHDLKGD; this is translated from the coding sequence ATGAATGATCTTTCTATTTTTAGAGCCTCACTAACATTGAAGGGTGAAGATGGCGATTGGTATATGCCCCAATGGTTTGACCCACATCCGGAGCATCACTATACGAAACATCACGCTTTTATATTAACGTCAAATTTGGACAGTTATGTGACAGAAGACGAGTTCTCTCGTCCCTATGTATATTCGGATCATGATCCTAAGACTCACACTCCAGATGTAGCTTTTGTATTAGTGGACACTTGGTATACAGCTAGAGCTTTCGAACCATTTGATATATATAAAGATGGATTAACTCGAAAAACAATGTCTAACAAAATTTACATAGCGATACCAGAAACTTCAGAAATTCGCGCTGCACAATTGCATGATTTAAAAGGTGATTAG